In Gemella haemolysans ATCC 10379, the genomic window GTTTTTTATGTTATAAGTTTATTATTTTATATTAAATGAAAGTTGCATTAGCTGAAAATTTGGAATAACTAGCTTCTCAATATATCGTGCAGATGATGATGGAACTGGGCATGGACACAACTCAGGTATGTCAGTCGACTTTATGGTTCCAGTAAGTTCTGCATAAGGAGATCAACTTGCAGAATATCTGACTAAAAATATGAATGAATTAGGTGTATAGTATATTATTTGGAAACAAAGATTCTATATGCCACAATATAATATTTATGGGTCAGTGAATACATGGAATTTAATGCCAGATCGTGGTGGTGTAACTGCTAATCACTATGATCACGTACATGTGAGTTTTGTTAAATAAAATATAAAAAATTATAGACAACTAACAGATGGAATTGATTCTAAGTTAGTTGTCTATTTTTACATTAAAAAACTAAATAATACTTTTGATAGTGATACTATTTCACTTTAATGCAAACTACTTCTAACCGTTGATATAATAACGATATATTAAAGAAATAGATTTCTATACAATATCAAATTTTAAGACTTTTCGGAGAGAGTTCGGAGAGTTTTCGGAAACAAAAACACATAAAATAAGTGCCAGTAGTTCTATAAATAAATGAGATAACAGGTAGTATTTTACTATCTGTTTTTTCTTGTTAAATTAAAGTAGTTTAACAAGAATTTTGATTATTTCTAGTATATCGTTTTACTTTCTTTGTATGGCTATGGTATAATATTTTTTACGGGAACACGTTCATTTAAATAATGAGATTTATTTTTGTCTAGTGGTGCTATCACTAGACTTTTTTATTTTTTGTAACTACATTATAACTTTTATTCTTTAGAAGTATATGATATAATAACTTTAAAGGAAAAGGCGAACCGTTGGGACTTCGTCCGCCCTTTAAGTGATTTAAACAATTATTTACGCTTTGAGTTGTCGCTCTTGGCGTTTTTCTTTTTTCTAACTACATTATAACTTTCATTCTTTAGAAGTATATGATATAATAATTTTAAGGAAGATAAAAGGTACAGGTCATTTATCTTTACGAAAGTATAGATTTATTTTTTACGCTTTGGGTTGCCGCCCTTAGCGTTTTTCTTTTTTTATTAAATTTATAGTAAGTATTTTTAACTACACTTTTTTCTATATTTTTTCATGATGAATTTTAAGAGATAATAACTATTGATTTTTTATTTTTAATAGTTTATAATTACTGTAGTAAAAGAGTTTAGCAAATATTAGAAGACTTCTCAAAATTAAATGAGAGGTTCTTTTTTTTGTCTTTATTTTTCCAATAATGGTTAGCGAGGTTGTGCCATTGTGAATGAATGAGGGCAGGTTGGTCTTTAAGTTTTTTTATTTTTTGAGATTTTTAATAGGGGGGGCGGTCTTCTCAATTAAGGGAAGTATACCTCATACCTTTTATAGTAATATATCCTTATGCTATCCTTAGCCCTTGGCTTGGCTCATACCTTTGTATCTTTCAATCTTTCATCTTTAATGTTAAATACAATTAAACTAATTAATATTTATTCTTTTGTTTAAATCATTTAATCTTTTATTTATTCTTTTCATAATCATATTACATTCATTGATAACATATTAATCTAATCTACTTTCATACTATCTTTACATCTTAGTTCATTGTTACTAATTACTTGATGTATCTATCTATCACTAACAACAAACTTATTCAATCATGATACTTGTATCAAGTATATAGCTATATGGTATAAGGTGATTAGGTAACTGGAATAAGTCCAACAGATGTAGTACATATCAATCTACATTAGTTAGCCATCTATGAATATATGATGATATGATATAACCGAATGAATATATATTAGTGTTGCTTATCCTCTAGTATCTGATACCATTAATCAACTCAATTTAGATATCTATACATAATCTTAATTACTTGTATATGATTAGTATATATACTTAGCTACCTCTTGCATTAATGTAGCGAATGCAATTGTCACCATATAATATTACTTCTCTTGAATATCAATACTCTTGTAATTCTTTGTTAGATATTCTTTTAAGATAAATACCTTTTATATAGAACTACATAGAATAAACAAGCTCTTATATGCTCTAATATAATCAATGTACCTTGTATAATTACTAGGTTTGTATCTAGAGTAGAGAGCATACAAAAGATATACAGAGGGTTTAATATTTAATTTCTTTATGAAAAATATACAAACTAAAAAAATAAAGTTAGTGCAAAATGCACCAACTTAAATTAATTCACCTAAATAAAAATAGTAGTTTACTCTATTGCTTTGTTTTCTTCTCTACGTCTAATAAAATCAGTATCAACACTAATTAATTGTAATTGTTGATTGTCATTTAATTTAGCTTGTAACTCTTGATATGTACTGGGTTTAGGTATACTCATTTTTTCATCTTCTAATACTAATAAATAACCCTCTAGAGCTTCTTTGCTCATGTGTAACGCTTGTTCTAGGTTATCACTAAAAGTAATACAACCTTTTAAATCTGGAAATGTTATATCTATATAATCTTTTTCTTGTGTAAATACTGAATAATATCTATATTTCATGAAATAAACCTCCTATCAATAAACATTGTATCATTTCTTTTAATATATATACATACTTTCTAAAAAAATATATCATTTCATCTTAAAATATTCTTATTTTACTTTTCAATTTCTGAAATGATTTTTACCAAAAAATAGGTTTTTTCATCTAACTTCGGAGAGTTTTCGGAGAGTATTTTTAAAAAGTCAAGTGTACCAAGGCTCTAGAGTACTTATAAATTAAATTACATATTTAAAGATGATAAAAAAAGGGCTATTTAACTTAATCTTAATTACTAGAATTTTTTTAATCTTCACATGATTTCATTTCTAACAATTTAAAATTATTTCAAATAGCTATTACTAATTTCTGTTATTTACTTTCAGAACGTTTTAATTTATTAATCTCATAATCTAACCCTAATTTCTCAAGATGAAGTAACACTATTTCTTTACATTGATGTTCTTTTAGTCTACGTAAATATTTATTATATAGTTGTTTATTCATAACTCCATTATTCTCAAGTAAAACAATATCCTTAATGTATATTAGTAAATC contains:
- a CDS encoding type II toxin-antitoxin system HicB family antitoxin, encoding MKYRYYSVFTQEKDYIDITFPDLKGCITFSDNLEQALHMSKEALEGYLLVLEDEKMSIPKPSTYQELQAKLNDNQQLQLISVDTDFIRRREENKAIE